The Collibacillus ludicampi region CAGAGAAGTCAACGCTTTTGACTTGGTTCGGATACACAAATTTGGGAAGCTGGATGACAGAGCCAGCGAGAAAACAAATATCACCAAGCTGCCAAGCTATACGGCCATGCTGGCATTTGCGGCACAGGACCCGAAGGTAAAGCGGCTGATCATGATCGAAAGACAAAAAGAATTCGAGGAAATGTACGGAGAGGGCGGCGATTTAGAGGACGATGAAGATGACGCGTGGATGGAGAAGTTGGAACGCCACCATAAAACTGGAGAGATCCTGTCAACACCAAGCAATATTGAAATCCTGCTCTCTCATGGGGAATGGAAAGGTGTTTTAGCATATGACGCATTTGGTAACACGGAGGTAATTAGAAAAGATTTGCCATGGAGAAAACGAGAACGTAGGGATGTGGATTATGAGCCATGGTTAGCCGAAGATGACCGCAGACTACGGCACTGGTTGGGAAAAAAATATAAAATCCGCGGGGCAAACGTGATCATTGATGCATTTACGGAGGTAACCCGCAAAAATCGTTTCCATCCGATCAAGGAATACCTTGAATCTCAATTTTGGGACGGTGTTCCGCGTTTGGAGCGGTTGTTTATCGATTATCTGGGGGCGGAAGACAATCACTATGTCCGACAAGTCACACGAAAAATGTTGGTCGCCGCCGTCAAACGACTTTACGAGCCAGGTTGCAAATTTGACCAAATGCTAGTTCTCATCGGACCACAAGGAGCAGGAAAAAGTAGTTTGCTTGCCAAGCTTGGCCGGAAGTGGTTTTCGGACTCTTTACGGACATTCGAAAACAAGGAAGCAGGTGAACACCTGCAGTCTGGCTGGATCTTCGAAATCGGGGAGCTTTCTGCTATGAAAAAGTCCGAGGTCGAAGAAGTGAAGGCGTTTTTGTCCAAAACGGAGGATCGGTATCGTGTGGCTTATGACAGGCAGGTTTCCGAATTCCCAAGGAAATGCGTCTTTTTCGGAACGACGAATACCCGAGATTTTCTCAGGGACTCCACAGGAAACAGACGGTTTTGGCCGGTTGACGTTCATCCGGAAAAAGCCAAGTACAACCATTGGACTCATCTGACTGATGAGCTTGTAGGGCAAATATGGGCTGAAGCGCTGCACTTATACAAGGCGGGCGAACCCTTAGAACTGGATGAGGAAGCAAATACGGAGGCGATACGACAGCAAGCCCTTCACATGGAGACAGATCCACGAGAAGGCATCATTCAGGAATGGCTCGAAACGCCCATAAAAGACGAATGGGGAGAAAACAATGGGGAAGAAGTTTACCGAACGCGTGTGTGTGCAGCGCAAATTTGGGTGGAGTGCTTAGGCAACAAAAAAGGATCTATGCGACCTTGGGAAGCAAAGGAGATTTGCGACATTTTGCGACGCATCCCGGGGTGGGAAGAGAGAAAAGGTAAAGCGAGAGTCGGGGAATACGGTGTTCAAAGAGTGTTTGAAAGAGTGCAATAAGATGTTGCCTGAAGATGTTTCCTTAGTTGATTTTGTACGGCAACATACGGAAACATCGGCAACACGAATAGTTGCCACAGTTGCCGAGGTGTTGCCGAAAAACATACCGGTACGGCAACACCAAGAACCTGCACCACAATTGCGTTTCTAGCTATATGTTGCCGTTGTTTCCTTAATCTTAATAGAAATAATAGATGTTTAAATAGCAATGCGAATCAAATAGTAAATCCTATGCTAAACGCATTTTGAGCGCATATACGCGCGCGTAGGAGAACGTAGGCAACAACCTAAAAGGAGGTCAAACATGCGAGAATCATCCCTTGAACGCCGTCTAGTTCGGGAAGTCGAACGGATCGGCGGGCGGGCCCCGAAATGGGTGTCCCCGGGAAATCGTGGCGTGCCCGACCGAATCGTCATCCTCCCGGGTGGCAGGACCGTATACGTCGAGATGAAAGCACCGGGAAAACCGCTGAGCTCATTGCAGGAGCGATGGTCAAAGATCCTGCGAGGCTTGGGGCACCGGGTCTACAAAATTGATTCACACGACGACATTGATAGATTCATAGCGGAGGTGAGCCAAGAGCGTGGAGTATAAACCGCACAAGTACCAGGAATATGCTACACAGCGAATCTTGGACACGCCATATATAGCCCTGCTGCTTGAGATGGGCTTGGGCAAAACGGTAAGCACACTAACTGCAATCGACTTGCTGCTGAATGACTACTTCGAGGCTAACCGAGTCTTGGTGATCGCGCCGCTTCGCGTGGCGGAAGACACCTGGCCGCGTGAAATCGAAAAATGGGACCATCTCCGACACCTTCGGATTTCGAAAGTGCTGGGGAGTGCGGCGCAACGACGTAAGGCGTTGAAAGCGGATGCCGACATTTACGTGATCAATCGGGAAAACGTCGAATGGCTCGTGAGCGAGTACGGCAGCAAATGGCCTTTTGACACCGTGGTAATTGACGAGCTATCCAGTTTCAAGAATCATCAATCCAAGCGGTTCCGGGCTCTCCGCCGCGTGCGGCCGATGATAAAACGGGTGATCGGACTGACTGGGACACCTGCACCGAACGGTCTTATAGATCTTTGGCCTCAAATCTACTTGTTGGATCAGGGGGAGCGCCTGGGAAAAACGGTCACTGGATACCGAGATCGGTATTTCGTCCCTGCTGAACGTGACGGCCATATCGTCTACAAGTGGAAGCAGAAAAAAGAGGCCGAGCAGCGGATCTACGAAGCTATTTCCGACATTGCGGTGAGTATGAAAGCCGAGGACTGGTTGGAGTTGCCACCAAGGGTGGATCGAACAGTCTCGGTTCGATTGTCCGATCAAGCGAGGGCGCTGTACAAGAAGCTGGAACGAGATTTGTTGTTACCGTTCGCCGATGCGGACGTGGTCGCAAATACTGCCGCAGCCCTATCGAACAAGCTACTGCAGATGGCGTCAGGAGCGGTGTATGACGAGGATCGCGGTGTCAAGTTGATTCACGACGCGAAGCTTGACGCGTTGGAGGACATCATTGAGGCGGCAAACGGTAAGCCTGTCATGGTATTTTACAACTTCAAGCATAGCTTTGATCGGATCATGCAGCGCTTCCCGCAAGCCCGAACGCTTCGGAAGGGAAAGGACGGAAATGAGGATATTCGAGCCTGGAACAACGATGAAATACCCATCCTGCTGCTGCATCCGAAATCCGCGGGGCATGGCCTAAACCTCCAAGAGTCTAGCTGTCAGACAGTTGTCTGGTTTGACCAGATCTGGAGCCTGGAAGAAGACCAGCAGGCAAATGCCAGGGTGCATCGTCAGGGTCAGACGCGACGAATCGTCGTGATGCGGCTAGTGGCTGAGGGTACGATCGACGAAGATGCTGTAGCTGCACTGGAACGAAAAGCTACCGGGCAAGAGGCACTGATGCAAGCTGTGAAGGCGAGAATAGCAAGATTGAATGAGAATGGCGGTGAGTAGATTGAATCAAAAACTTCTGGAACAAGTTGCAAAAATATCAGCTGAAACAGCCGTTCAAGCGGCCATGGAATACCTTGAAAAAGAGAAGCAGAAGCAGCAGAAAGTGAAACGCGATTGGCGGCTTCGTAATACAAAATTACTGCTTAAAAACTATCGGTCTTTTGTAGCGCATAGCGCTGAGGTGAAAGAGGAGTTAACAGCGCTACAAAGAGCAGAAGCGTTGGAAGAGATATACACAGAAGATCTTGCGGTTGAGGCGATCAAACGAAGCAAGAAACGAACACTGGCAATGGTGCAATTTATGCAGCGAATGATGGGTGTATATAAGGCAATGTGTGAATCGTCCGGTCAGCCAGAAGATCTTCGACGTTATCATGTTATCCATGCAATGTACATTTCTGATGAAAAATTAACGGCAGAACAATTAGCCGAATTTCACAAAATCGAAGTTAGAACGGTGTACAACGATATTAAAAATGCTTGCAAAACCTTGTCAGTACTGATTTTTGGTGTCGATGGTATTCGATTTGAGTAGTTCAATTTCGTTTCAAAAAACGTTCATTTTGCGTTCATTCTACACATGCTAAGATGATAGTATCGAAGAATTGTGAGAGCCCCACTGACAATGTTGGGCTCTTTTTTATTTCCGAATACGGAGGGAGAATCCCCTTTGGATAAGATAGAAAAACAACCTGCCAAGTGTCGAGGGTGCGTCTGGGGGCGTTGGGATGGAGTGAAGCAGTATTGTAGCATGCCCTCCTGCATCCGATATGGCGAAGCGTACGAGAATGGATAAATTATCCAATTAAAATCAAAATATAATATCTATTATCTTTTGAGTATGGTATACTGAACGTACAATATATAGGCATTTCACGTTCGGTTATAGCGCAAAAAACTCAAAAGATAATGGGGTGACAATATGCTTAAACGGTATCTGCAAGTGTTGGAGGCTACGGGCAAAAGTCCCCAGACCATAAGAACATACCGTCAGCAACTACATAAATTCTTTGAATGGCTTCAATCTAACGGTGGTGATCCGAATGAAAT contains the following coding sequences:
- a CDS encoding virulence-associated E family protein; this translates as MHYIELDISFGKHRADTNWKPEYLTWEEFVDRLRKVRRTSETMAEYDRMSNNARGKIKDGPAFVGGLVRGGRRKKENIDTRSLITLDADHADDDFLFATELVLGGCAYVVYSTHSHRPHKPKYRLIAPASRTMSPDEYAAVSRKIAEQIGMHYFDKTTFDVHRLMYLPSCSKDADPVLEVYEGDPVDVDAVLAEYEDWRDPLQWPRHPNDKVQRQPAKRMEDPRSKEGLVGVFCRCYTISEAIATFLPDVYESVADSLTRYTYVGATGHGGLVVYDDDTFAYSHHESDPISGREVNAFDLVRIHKFGKLDDRASEKTNITKLPSYTAMLAFAAQDPKVKRLIMIERQKEFEEMYGEGGDLEDDEDDAWMEKLERHHKTGEILSTPSNIEILLSHGEWKGVLAYDAFGNTEVIRKDLPWRKRERRDVDYEPWLAEDDRRLRHWLGKKYKIRGANVIIDAFTEVTRKNRFHPIKEYLESQFWDGVPRLERLFIDYLGAEDNHYVRQVTRKMLVAAVKRLYEPGCKFDQMLVLIGPQGAGKSSLLAKLGRKWFSDSLRTFENKEAGEHLQSGWIFEIGELSAMKKSEVEEVKAFLSKTEDRYRVAYDRQVSEFPRKCVFFGTTNTRDFLRDSTGNRRFWPVDVHPEKAKYNHWTHLTDELVGQIWAEALHLYKAGEPLELDEEANTEAIRQQALHMETDPREGIIQEWLETPIKDEWGENNGEEVYRTRVCAAQIWVECLGNKKGSMRPWEAKEICDILRRIPGWEERKGKARVGEYGVQRVFERVQ
- a CDS encoding VRR-NUC domain-containing protein, with protein sequence MYARVGERRQQPKRRSNMRESSLERRLVREVERIGGRAPKWVSPGNRGVPDRIVILPGGRTVYVEMKAPGKPLSSLQERWSKILRGLGHRVYKIDSHDDIDRFIAEVSQERGV
- a CDS encoding DEAD/DEAH box helicase; protein product: MEYKPHKYQEYATQRILDTPYIALLLEMGLGKTVSTLTAIDLLLNDYFEANRVLVIAPLRVAEDTWPREIEKWDHLRHLRISKVLGSAAQRRKALKADADIYVINRENVEWLVSEYGSKWPFDTVVIDELSSFKNHQSKRFRALRRVRPMIKRVIGLTGTPAPNGLIDLWPQIYLLDQGERLGKTVTGYRDRYFVPAERDGHIVYKWKQKKEAEQRIYEAISDIAVSMKAEDWLELPPRVDRTVSVRLSDQARALYKKLERDLLLPFADADVVANTAAALSNKLLQMASGAVYDEDRGVKLIHDAKLDALEDIIEAANGKPVMVFYNFKHSFDRIMQRFPQARTLRKGKDGNEDIRAWNNDEIPILLLHPKSAGHGLNLQESSCQTVVWFDQIWSLEEDQQANARVHRQGQTRRIVVMRLVAEGTIDEDAVAALERKATGQEALMQAVKARIARLNENGGE